The Mercurialis annua linkage group LG8, ddMerAnnu1.2, whole genome shotgun sequence genome window below encodes:
- the LOC126661118 gene encoding uncharacterized protein LOC126661118 encodes MSSTNGNQNDEIQESNGSKPEGEKPLDVSTSRRILLSEKNAQTKKLDESSGSASSRLKIFQFGSASAKFKRLAQDKDEMSRSVGSSSGHGIRERINGVFARKIDWKSLMKMCKEWIRDPMNMALFVWILGVAVSGAILFMVMIGMLNGVLPKKSQRNAWFEVNNQILNALFTLMCLYQHPKRFYHLVLLCRYKQDDIFRLRKIYCKNGTYKPHEWAHMMVVVVLLHVNCFAQYALCGLNWGYKRSERPAIGVGICVSFAIAAPAVAGLYTIISPLGRDYDEADEESQLHITSDGSKRPDQLRSKSLEKIYSFANRDDREAIEITPLWSGGILDFWNDLSLAYLSLFCTFCIFGWNMERLGLGNMYVHIATFLLFCMAPFWIFNLAAVNIDNEMVREGLGFTGIILCAFGLLYGGFWRIQMRKRFKLPAYTFCFGKPGLSDCTLWLCCCWCSLAQEARTGNSYDIIENKFYNKHVDGSNHLQPSPREGGSESGSSSPLGNNRSPSKAVITDSQSPSRFSNEYKNTDRKLPTVEEEFSAASKDVIMAPPSPSVIEREAT; translated from the coding sequence ATGAGTTCAACCAATGGGAATCAGAATGATGAAATTCAGGAATCTAATGGTTCTAAACCTGAGGGTGAAAAGCCTTTGGATGTTTCCACATCGAGAAGGATACTATTGAGCGAGAAAAACGCTCAAACGAAGAAACTCGATGAGAGCTCGGGTTCAGCTTCGAGTAGGCTGAAGATTTTCCAATTTGGCTCTGCTTCGGCGAAGTTCAAGCGGTTGGCGCAGGATAAAGATGAAATGTCGCGGTCTGTTGGTTCTTCGAGTGGTCATGGTATTCGTGAGCGTATTAATGGGGTCTTTGCTCGGAAGATTGATTGGAAGTCTCTGATGAAAATGTGTAAAGAATGGATTCGGGATCCTATGAACATGGCCCTTTTTGTTTGGATTTTGGGTGTTGCTGTTTCGGGGGCGATTTTGTTTATGGTCATGATTGGAATGTTAAATGGTGTATTGCCGAAGAAGTCGCAGAGAAATGCATGGTTTGAGGTTAATAATCAAATACTCAATGCGTTGTTTACTCTAATGTGTCTCTACCAACACCCGAAGAGATTCTACCACTTAGTACTTCTCTGTAGATATAAACAAGATgatatttttagactcagaaagATTTACTGCAAGAACGGGACTTACAAGCCCCATGAGTGGGCACATATGATGGTTGTTGTTGTTCTTCTCCATGTAAATTGTTTCGCTCAATATGCATTGTGTGGTCTGAATTGGGGGTACAAGAGATCCGAGCGGCCTGCAATAGGAGTAGGAATATGTGTATCTTTTGCAATAGCTGCTCCTGCAGTTGCTGGGTTATACACCATTATTAGTCCCCTCGGGAGGGATTACGACGAAGCCGATGAGGAATCGCAGCTTCATATTACCTCAGATGGCAGTAAGAGGCCAGATCAGTTGCGATCAAAATCGTtagagaaaatatattcatttgCAAATAGAGACGACCGAGAAGCTATCGAAATTACGCCGCTATGGAGCGGAGGGATTCTTGATTTTTGGAATGATCTCTCTCTAGCATATTTGTCACTTTTTTGTACATTTTGTATCTTCGGATGGAATATGGAAAGGCTTGGATTGGGAAACATGTATGTTCATATTGCAACATTTCTTCTCTTCTGTATGGCTCCGTTCTGGATATTCAACTTGGCTGCTGTTAATATCGATAACGAGATGGTGAGGGAAGGATTAGGATTTACTGGTATCATTCTTTGTGCATTTGGCTTGCTGTATGGTGGTTTTTGGAGGATTCAAATGCGAAAGAGGTTTAAATTGCCAGCTTATACGTTCTGTTTTGGCAAACCAGGGCTTTCGGATTGCACACTCTGGCTATGTTGTTGTTGGTGCTCTCTAGCACAGGAAGCTCGAACTGGGAATTCTTACGATATTATAGAAAATAAGTTCTACAACAAACATGTCGATGGTAGTAATCATTTGCAGCCCTCACCTCGTGAAGGTGGCTCGGAATCCGGCTCGAGTTCCCCACTTGGCAATAATCGCAGCCCATCCAAGGCGGTAATAACTGATTCTCAAAGTCCCAGCAGATTTTCAAATGAGTACAAAAATACAGATAGGAAGCTTCCTACAGTAGAAGAAGAGTTTTCTGCTGCAAGCAAGGATGTTATTATGGCTCCACCGTCTCCATCAGTGATAGAAAGAGAAGCCACTTAG